Proteins co-encoded in one Neodiprion lecontei isolate iyNeoLeco1 chromosome 3, iyNeoLeco1.1, whole genome shotgun sequence genomic window:
- the LOC107225756 gene encoding homeobox protein cut isoform X6 — protein sequence MQASAEANSLDLQAMQSMDWLFKKERIYLLAQFWQQRATLAEKEVTALKEQLAAAGDGTTKTEGPQTPQNLHHGDQTHDPNNPRRTPNANFEQELHAKDKEISQLGEEVTRLQQSLQRLQETSTQATARLEEELELRRQHIHRLEVRLERQRDYDDLKRELSILRSVDFSQIPTGEPGKSLEHLLLERTKALQQTENLKPPTTPDALGGLASPLQPAATASPHGGNALPSASQPPPPPPPPPPLPAPTRSTPTPSSATSSSSLLFHPPLQNVETFGSFLGEEIVANWRRSLERSIMSQQHPQVSQSQPQLLHGPSLNHLPSPTDSTNTPAKSNTPLGSGLDASEKAPTPIPGQETPAPPTPSSTAGLTSPPSLQPPPTVVEHQHQHHQPAPPSMNGIPPKSPVEESCHNNNNSHHLTNNNIGGGLSVLDTLKSPFRFDDHRAHFRFADELGAAGMAGRLGESLIPKGDPMEARLQEMLRYNMDKYASQNLDTLHIARRVRELLSIHNIGQRLFAKYVLGLSQGTVSELLSKPKPWDKLTEKGRDSYRKMHGWACDDNAVMLLKSLIPKKECVAGKEQGMPTFARGPQDGGPQDMSDERLAHMLSESGHLQMQHDTSNDADSKSPHRVGCPSPFSKERIDSQNRRLKKYENDDIPQEKVVRIYQEELAKLMGRRVDDLRGHRDFPSSGAQGMQGMDRTQDDIRLALDAYHRELQKLNSGPGQNPGLAGLPGLPGLPGLLALQQQALQQHHLATNGGGVQDLSLVKVDPRAKMMNGVSEEDKEKMEEAMRHAGSAFSLVRPKQEQSIGPQSTPGGSSASSPLGNSILPPAMTPSEEFAGAAAASPLQRMASITNSLISQPSTPTHHSPNQRPLKAVLPPITQQQFDMYNNLNTEDIVKRVKEQLSQYSISQRLFGESVLGLSQGSVSDLLARPKPWHMLTQKGREPFIRMKMFLEDDNAVHKLVASQYKIAPEKLMRTGGYGGLPRKFNSACGTPMKPMPPTKLVQEQLQNAAKAQAAAQAAAQAAAQHQQESQMQLGPPQQSPQHPQHPQPPPPMILTPTAPHHPHTQLTMQELQKKQQQMSIHSPHHQMAPSPLRNLHPHISPSVYEMAALTQDLDTQTITTKIKEALLANNIGQKIFGEAVLGLSQGSVSELLSKPKPWHMLSIKGREPFIRMQLWLSDAHNVDRLQALKNERREANKRRRNSGPGHDNSSDTSSNDTAEFYHAASPGPGPASAKKQRVLFSEEQKEALRLAFNLDPYPNVATIEFLAAELALSSRTITNWFHNHRMRLKQQSSHGPQEPQSPREPGQPFDPVQFRLLLNQRLLEIQKERLGLGNVPIPYPPYFNTNLVALVGNVLKEQCSGLDLSMGALKREPNQEFEDDDGDDAMSNPGSEDSDGSAGSIKREPTETPAPATVRSNRRKPAAPQWVNPEWQEPARTGDEVIINGVCVMQTDDYGVKREAEETVRVEPTPVQDRYEEDAGSDSSSASGTGQGLQDSDSPMPSPKSGQHSPITSPRPPSEQPSLQQQPQQQQQQQHQQHHQQQQQQQQQQQQQLPQQQHSLQEDNVKDVVKHEPEDQTWDY from the exons ATCAGTCAGCTGGGCGAAGAGGTTACGAGACTGCAGCAGAGCCTGCAACGGCTTCAAGAGACCAGCACCCAAGCCACTGCCCGCCTGGAAGAGGAGCTGGAACTACGGAGACAACACATACACAGACTGGAAGTTAGACTCGAGAGACAAAGAGACTATGACGACCTTAAACGGGAGCTCAGCATCCTGAGGTCTGTGGATTTCTCCCAAATCCCGACCGGGGAACCGGGCAAAAGCCTGGAACATCTTCTTCTGGAGCGGACGAAAGCTCTTCAGCAAACGGAGAACTTGAAACCACCCACAACGCCGGACGCACTCG GTGGCCTCGCTTCCCCCCTGCAGCCAGCCGCGACCGCCTCGCCCCACGGCGGCAACGCGCTTCCCTCGGCATCCCAGCCACCCCCACCACCACCGCCGCCGCCTCCTCTACCAGCCCCGACCCGATCCACCCCGACCCCTTCTTCGGCGACCTCTTCGTCCTCCCTGCTGTTCCATCCGCCGCTCCAAAACGTGGAGACGTTCGGCTCATTCCTCGGTGAGGAGATCGTCGCCAACTGGAGGCGGTCCCTGGAGAGGTCTATCATGAGTCAGCAGCATCCCCAAGTCTCGCAAAGCCAGCCTCAGCTGTTGCACGGGCCCTCGTTAAACCATCTTCCGTCACCGACAGATTCAACCAACACCCCGGCAAAGTCAAACACCCCCCTGGGTAGCGGTCTGGATGCTTCGGAAAAAGCACCGACGCCGATTCCCGGTCAGGAGACCCCAGCACCACCGACGCCCTCCTCGACGGCCGGCCTGACATCGCCGCCCAGCCTTCAACCGCCCCCCACCGTCGTCGAGCACCAGCACCAGCACCATCAACCCGCGCCCCCGTCGATGAACGGAATTCCGCCAAAGAGTCCCGTGGAGGAGTCCTgccacaacaacaacaactccCATCATCTGACCAACAACAATATCGGCGGTGGTCTCAGTGTCCTCGACACCCTCAAGAGTCCCTTTCGGTTCGACGATCACAGGGCGCACTTCCGGTTCGCCGACGAACTCGGCGCAGCCGGCATGGCCGGACGCCTCGGAGAGTCGCTGATCCCGAAGGGCGACCCGATGGAGGCTAGACTCCAGGAGATGCTCCGCTACAACATGGACAAGTACGCCTCCCAGAACCTCGACACCCTTCACATCGCGAGGAGAGTGCGGGAGCTCTTGTCCATACACAACATCGGGCAGAGGCTATTCGCCAAATACGTACTCGGACTCAGCCAGGGGACGGTCAGCGAGCTGCTTAGCAAGCCAAAACCGTGGGACAAGCTTACGGAGAAGGGGAGAGACAGCTATAGAAAGATGCATGGCTGGGCTTGCGACGACAACGCCGTCATGCTGCTCAAATCTCTCATCCCCAAAAAAG AGTGTGTTGCAGGCAAGGAGCAGGGAATGCCGACCTTTGCCAGAGGTCCCCAAGACGGTGGTCCTCAGGACATGAGCGACGAACGATTGGCCCACATGCTATCGGAGTCCGGACACCTTCAGATGCAGCACGACACCTCAAACGACGCCGATAGCAAGAGTCCGCATCGAGTTGGCTGCCCTAGCCCCTTTAGCAAGGAAAGAATCGACAGCCAAAACAGGAGACTAAAGAAGTACGAAAACGACGACATTCCCCAGGAGAAGGTTGTGAGGATCTATCAAGAAGAGCTGGCCAAGCTGATGGGACGCAGAGTTGACGATCTTCGCGGACACAGGGATTTCCCATCGAG CGGTGCCCAGGGTATGCAGGGGATGGATCGCACGCAGGACGACATTCGCCTTGCCCTCGACGCGTATCACCGCGAATTACAAAAGCTCAACTCTGGTCCCGGGCAAAATCCCGGCTTAGCCGGACTCCCCGGTCTGCCAGGACTTCCGGGCCTTTTGGCTCTTCAGCAGCAGGCTCTCCAGCAGCACCATCTCGCAACGAATGGCGGTGGTGTTCAGGACCTCAGTCTGGTCAAGGTAGACCCGCGGGCCAAAATGATGAACGGAGTTTCGGAGGAAGACAAAGAAAAGATGGAGGAGGCAATGAGACATGCGGGAAGTGCTTTCTCCCTGGTCCGACCGAAGCAGGAACAGTCCATCGGACCCCAGTCTACCCCGGGTGGTTCCAGCGCTAGTTCACCTCTGGGCAACTCGATTTTACCACCAGCCATGACGCCGAGCGAAGAGTTTGCCGGTGCAGCAGCAGCCAGTCCGCTTCAGAGGATGGCTTCCATAACTAATAGCTTAATCAGCCAACCGTCCACCCCGACTCACCATTCGCCGAATCAGAGACCATTGAAGGCGGTTTTACCACCGATAACGCAGCAGCAGTTCGACATGTACAACAACCTGAACACGGAAGACATCGTCAAAAGG GTGAAGGAGCAGCTCTCCCAGTACTCGATTTCCCAGCGTCTATTCGGCGAGTCCGTTCTCGGACTCTCGCAAGGATCCGTGTCGGATCTTTTGGCCAGGCCGAAACCCTGGCATATGCTTACGCAGAAAGGACGCGAGCCGTTCATTAGAATGAAGATGTTCCTCGAGGACGATAACGCGGTGCACAAGCTTGTCGCTAGCCAGTATAAAATCGCACCGGAGAAGCTCATGAGGACCGGCGGCTACGGCGGCCTGCCTCGTAAGTTTAACTCAG CCTGCGGCACCCCCATGAAACCGATGCCGCCTACGAAGCTCGTGCAAGAGCAGCTCCAGAATGCAGCGAAAGCCCAAGCCGCCGCACAGGCCGCAGCTCAGGCGGCGGCGCAGCATCAGCAGGAATCTCAAATGCAGCTTGGACCTCCCCAGCAGAGTCCGCAGCATCCGCAGCACCCGCAGCCACCGCCGCCGATGATACTCACTCCCACCGCTCCTCACCACCCTCATACACAGCTGACGATGCAGGAACTGCAGAAGAAACAACAGCAAATGAGCATCCACTCACCTCACCATCAAATGGCACCTTCGCCGTTGCGCAATCTTCATCCCCACATTTCCCCGAGTGTTTACGAGATGGCGGCCTTGACGCAGGACCTCGATACCCAGACGATAACGACGAAGATCAAGGAAGCTCTTCTGGCTAACAATATCGGGCAGAAAATATTCGGCGAGGCGGTACTCGGCCTGTCTCAGGGTTCGGTGAGTGAGTTGCTGAGCAAACCAAAGCCCTGGCACATGCTGAGCATAAAGGGACGCGAACCGTTCATAAGGATGCAACTCTGGCTGTCGGACGCCCATAACGTCGACCGGCTTCAGGCCCTGAAGAACGAGCGGCGGGAGGCCAACAAGAGGCGACGGAACAGCGGCCCTGGTCACGACAACAGTTCGGACACCTCGAGCAACGACACTGCCGAGTTTTACCACGCGGCATCGCCCGGACCCGGTCCAGCCTCGGCGAAGAAACAACGCGTCCTCTTTTCCGAGGAGCAGAAAGAGGCCCTTAGACTCGCCTTCAATCTTGACCCCTACCCGAACGTCGCGACGATAGAATTCCTCGCCGCAGAACTCGCCCTCTCGTCGCGGACGATAACGAACTGGTTCCACAATCACAGGATGCGGCTGAAGCAGCAGTCCTCTCACGGTCCCCAGGAACCGCAGTCCCCCAGAGAACCGGGCCAACCCTTCGACCCCGTACAGTTCCGGCTACTTCTCAACCAAAGACTACTTGAGATCCAGAAGGAAAGGCTGGGCCTAGGGAACGTCCCGATTCCGTATCCCCCGTACTTCAACACGAACCTTGTTGCCCTCGTCGGCAATGTCCTGAAGGAGCAATGCTCGGGACTCGACCTCTCCATGGGGGCTCTGAAACGGGAGCCGAACCAGGAGTTCGAGGACGACGATGGCGACGACGCGATGAGCAACCCCGGTAGCGAGGACTCGGATGGTTCGGCGGGGAGCATAAAACGGGAACCTACGGAGACCCCGGCACCGGCCACGGTCCGATCGAACAGGAGAAAGCCGGCCGCGCCCCAGTGGGTGAACCCCGAATGGCAGGAACCGGCCAGGACCGGTGACGAGGTGATAATTAACGGAGTTTGCGTTATGCAGACAGACGACTACGGAGTCAAGCGAGAAGCCGAGGAAACCGTACGCGTCGAACCAACCCCCGTGCAGGATAGATACGAGGAGGACGCCGGGAGTGACTCCTCGTCCGCATCCGGAACGGGACAAGGCCTCCAGGATAGTGACAGTCCGATGCCCAGTCCAAAGTCTGGTCAGCACAGTCCGATCACATCGCCTCGACCCCCTTCGGAACAGCCCAGTTTGCAGCAGCAGccacagcagcagcaacagcagcaacatcAGCAACATCatcagcaacaacaacagcagcagcagcagcaacaacaacaactgccgcagcagcagcattCGCTGCAGGAGGACAACGTTAAGGATGTTGTAAAACACGAGCCTGAGGATCAAACGTGGGATTATTAA
- the LOC107225756 gene encoding homeobox protein cut isoform X5, producing the protein MQASAEANSLDLQAMQSMDWLFKKERIYLLAQFWQQRATLAEKEVTALKEQLAAAGDGTTKTEGPQTPQNLHHGDQTHDPNNPRRTPNANFEQELHAKDKEISQLGEEVTRLQQSLQRLQETSTQATARLEEELELRRQHIHRLEVRLERQRDYDDLKRELSILRSVDFSQIPTGEPGKSLEHLLLERTKALQQTENLKPPTTPDALGGLASPLQPAATASPHGGNALPSASQPPPPPPPPPPLPAPTRSTPTPSSATSSSSLLFHPPLQNVETFGSFLGEEIVANWRRSLERSIMSQQHPQVSQSQPQLLHGPSLNHLPSPTDSTNTPAKSNTPLGSGLDASEKAPTPIPGQETPAPPTPSSTAGLTSPPSLQPPPTVVEHQHQHHQPAPPSMNGIPPKSPVEESCHNNNNSHHLTNNNIGGGLSVLDTLKSPFRFDDHRAHFRFADELGAAGMAGRLGESLIPKGDPMEARLQEMLRYNMDKYASQNLDTLHIARRVRELLSIHNIGQRLFAKYVLGLSQGTVSELLSKPKPWDKLTEKGRDSYRKMHGWACDDNAVMLLKSLIPKKECVAGKEQGMPTFARGPQDGGPQDMSDERLAHMLSESGHLQMQHDTSNDADSKSPHRVGCPSPFSKERIDSQNRRLKKYENDDIPQEKVVRIYQEELAKLMGRRVDDLRGHRDFPSSGAQGMQGMDRTQDDIRLALDAYHRELQKLNSGPGQNPGLAGLPGLPGLPGLLALQQQALQQHHLATNGGGVQDLSLVKVDPRAKMMNGVSEEDKEKMEEAMRHAGSAFSLVRPKQEQSIGPQSTPGGSSASSPLGNSILPPAMTPSEEFAGAAAASPLQRMASITNSLISQPSTPTHHSPNQRPLKAVLPPITQQQFDMYNNLNTEDIVKRISVQVKEQLSQYSISQRLFGESVLGLSQGSVSDLLARPKPWHMLTQKGREPFIRMKMFLEDDNAVHKLVASQYKIAPEKLMRTGGYGGLPRKFNSACGTPMKPMPPTKLVQEQLQNAAKAQAAAQAAAQAAAQHQQESQMQLGPPQQSPQHPQHPQPPPPMILTPTAPHHPHTQLTMQELQKKQQQMSIHSPHHQMAPSPLRNLHPHISPSVYEMAALTQDLDTQTITTKIKEALLANNIGQKIFGEAVLGLSQGSVSELLSKPKPWHMLSIKGREPFIRMQLWLSDAHNVDRLQALKNERREANKRRRNSGPGHDNSSDTSSNDTAEFYHAASPGPGPASAKKQRVLFSEEQKEALRLAFNLDPYPNVATIEFLAAELALSSRTITNWFHNHRMRLKQQSSHGPQEPQSPREPGQPFDPVQFRLLLNQRLLEIQKERLGLGNVPIPYPPYFNTNLVALVGNVLKEQCSGLDLSMGALKREPNQEFEDDDGDDAMSNPGSEDSDGSAGSIKREPTETPAPATVRSNRRKPAAPQWVNPEWQEPARTGDEVIINGVCVMQTDDYGVKREAEETVRVEPTPVQDRYEEDAGSDSSSASGTGQGLQDSDSPMPSPKSGQHSPITSPRPPSEQPSLQQQPQQQQQQQHQQHHQQQQQQQQQQQQQLPQQQHSLQEDNVKDVVKHEPEDQTWDY; encoded by the exons ATCAGTCAGCTGGGCGAAGAGGTTACGAGACTGCAGCAGAGCCTGCAACGGCTTCAAGAGACCAGCACCCAAGCCACTGCCCGCCTGGAAGAGGAGCTGGAACTACGGAGACAACACATACACAGACTGGAAGTTAGACTCGAGAGACAAAGAGACTATGACGACCTTAAACGGGAGCTCAGCATCCTGAGGTCTGTGGATTTCTCCCAAATCCCGACCGGGGAACCGGGCAAAAGCCTGGAACATCTTCTTCTGGAGCGGACGAAAGCTCTTCAGCAAACGGAGAACTTGAAACCACCCACAACGCCGGACGCACTCG GTGGCCTCGCTTCCCCCCTGCAGCCAGCCGCGACCGCCTCGCCCCACGGCGGCAACGCGCTTCCCTCGGCATCCCAGCCACCCCCACCACCACCGCCGCCGCCTCCTCTACCAGCCCCGACCCGATCCACCCCGACCCCTTCTTCGGCGACCTCTTCGTCCTCCCTGCTGTTCCATCCGCCGCTCCAAAACGTGGAGACGTTCGGCTCATTCCTCGGTGAGGAGATCGTCGCCAACTGGAGGCGGTCCCTGGAGAGGTCTATCATGAGTCAGCAGCATCCCCAAGTCTCGCAAAGCCAGCCTCAGCTGTTGCACGGGCCCTCGTTAAACCATCTTCCGTCACCGACAGATTCAACCAACACCCCGGCAAAGTCAAACACCCCCCTGGGTAGCGGTCTGGATGCTTCGGAAAAAGCACCGACGCCGATTCCCGGTCAGGAGACCCCAGCACCACCGACGCCCTCCTCGACGGCCGGCCTGACATCGCCGCCCAGCCTTCAACCGCCCCCCACCGTCGTCGAGCACCAGCACCAGCACCATCAACCCGCGCCCCCGTCGATGAACGGAATTCCGCCAAAGAGTCCCGTGGAGGAGTCCTgccacaacaacaacaactccCATCATCTGACCAACAACAATATCGGCGGTGGTCTCAGTGTCCTCGACACCCTCAAGAGTCCCTTTCGGTTCGACGATCACAGGGCGCACTTCCGGTTCGCCGACGAACTCGGCGCAGCCGGCATGGCCGGACGCCTCGGAGAGTCGCTGATCCCGAAGGGCGACCCGATGGAGGCTAGACTCCAGGAGATGCTCCGCTACAACATGGACAAGTACGCCTCCCAGAACCTCGACACCCTTCACATCGCGAGGAGAGTGCGGGAGCTCTTGTCCATACACAACATCGGGCAGAGGCTATTCGCCAAATACGTACTCGGACTCAGCCAGGGGACGGTCAGCGAGCTGCTTAGCAAGCCAAAACCGTGGGACAAGCTTACGGAGAAGGGGAGAGACAGCTATAGAAAGATGCATGGCTGGGCTTGCGACGACAACGCCGTCATGCTGCTCAAATCTCTCATCCCCAAAAAAG AGTGTGTTGCAGGCAAGGAGCAGGGAATGCCGACCTTTGCCAGAGGTCCCCAAGACGGTGGTCCTCAGGACATGAGCGACGAACGATTGGCCCACATGCTATCGGAGTCCGGACACCTTCAGATGCAGCACGACACCTCAAACGACGCCGATAGCAAGAGTCCGCATCGAGTTGGCTGCCCTAGCCCCTTTAGCAAGGAAAGAATCGACAGCCAAAACAGGAGACTAAAGAAGTACGAAAACGACGACATTCCCCAGGAGAAGGTTGTGAGGATCTATCAAGAAGAGCTGGCCAAGCTGATGGGACGCAGAGTTGACGATCTTCGCGGACACAGGGATTTCCCATCGAG CGGTGCCCAGGGTATGCAGGGGATGGATCGCACGCAGGACGACATTCGCCTTGCCCTCGACGCGTATCACCGCGAATTACAAAAGCTCAACTCTGGTCCCGGGCAAAATCCCGGCTTAGCCGGACTCCCCGGTCTGCCAGGACTTCCGGGCCTTTTGGCTCTTCAGCAGCAGGCTCTCCAGCAGCACCATCTCGCAACGAATGGCGGTGGTGTTCAGGACCTCAGTCTGGTCAAGGTAGACCCGCGGGCCAAAATGATGAACGGAGTTTCGGAGGAAGACAAAGAAAAGATGGAGGAGGCAATGAGACATGCGGGAAGTGCTTTCTCCCTGGTCCGACCGAAGCAGGAACAGTCCATCGGACCCCAGTCTACCCCGGGTGGTTCCAGCGCTAGTTCACCTCTGGGCAACTCGATTTTACCACCAGCCATGACGCCGAGCGAAGAGTTTGCCGGTGCAGCAGCAGCCAGTCCGCTTCAGAGGATGGCTTCCATAACTAATAGCTTAATCAGCCAACCGTCCACCCCGACTCACCATTCGCCGAATCAGAGACCATTGAAGGCGGTTTTACCACCGATAACGCAGCAGCAGTTCGACATGTACAACAACCTGAACACGGAAGACATCGTCAAAAGG ATTTCTGTACAGGTGAAGGAGCAGCTCTCCCAGTACTCGATTTCCCAGCGTCTATTCGGCGAGTCCGTTCTCGGACTCTCGCAAGGATCCGTGTCGGATCTTTTGGCCAGGCCGAAACCCTGGCATATGCTTACGCAGAAAGGACGCGAGCCGTTCATTAGAATGAAGATGTTCCTCGAGGACGATAACGCGGTGCACAAGCTTGTCGCTAGCCAGTATAAAATCGCACCGGAGAAGCTCATGAGGACCGGCGGCTACGGCGGCCTGCCTCGTAAGTTTAACTCAG CCTGCGGCACCCCCATGAAACCGATGCCGCCTACGAAGCTCGTGCAAGAGCAGCTCCAGAATGCAGCGAAAGCCCAAGCCGCCGCACAGGCCGCAGCTCAGGCGGCGGCGCAGCATCAGCAGGAATCTCAAATGCAGCTTGGACCTCCCCAGCAGAGTCCGCAGCATCCGCAGCACCCGCAGCCACCGCCGCCGATGATACTCACTCCCACCGCTCCTCACCACCCTCATACACAGCTGACGATGCAGGAACTGCAGAAGAAACAACAGCAAATGAGCATCCACTCACCTCACCATCAAATGGCACCTTCGCCGTTGCGCAATCTTCATCCCCACATTTCCCCGAGTGTTTACGAGATGGCGGCCTTGACGCAGGACCTCGATACCCAGACGATAACGACGAAGATCAAGGAAGCTCTTCTGGCTAACAATATCGGGCAGAAAATATTCGGCGAGGCGGTACTCGGCCTGTCTCAGGGTTCGGTGAGTGAGTTGCTGAGCAAACCAAAGCCCTGGCACATGCTGAGCATAAAGGGACGCGAACCGTTCATAAGGATGCAACTCTGGCTGTCGGACGCCCATAACGTCGACCGGCTTCAGGCCCTGAAGAACGAGCGGCGGGAGGCCAACAAGAGGCGACGGAACAGCGGCCCTGGTCACGACAACAGTTCGGACACCTCGAGCAACGACACTGCCGAGTTTTACCACGCGGCATCGCCCGGACCCGGTCCAGCCTCGGCGAAGAAACAACGCGTCCTCTTTTCCGAGGAGCAGAAAGAGGCCCTTAGACTCGCCTTCAATCTTGACCCCTACCCGAACGTCGCGACGATAGAATTCCTCGCCGCAGAACTCGCCCTCTCGTCGCGGACGATAACGAACTGGTTCCACAATCACAGGATGCGGCTGAAGCAGCAGTCCTCTCACGGTCCCCAGGAACCGCAGTCCCCCAGAGAACCGGGCCAACCCTTCGACCCCGTACAGTTCCGGCTACTTCTCAACCAAAGACTACTTGAGATCCAGAAGGAAAGGCTGGGCCTAGGGAACGTCCCGATTCCGTATCCCCCGTACTTCAACACGAACCTTGTTGCCCTCGTCGGCAATGTCCTGAAGGAGCAATGCTCGGGACTCGACCTCTCCATGGGGGCTCTGAAACGGGAGCCGAACCAGGAGTTCGAGGACGACGATGGCGACGACGCGATGAGCAACCCCGGTAGCGAGGACTCGGATGGTTCGGCGGGGAGCATAAAACGGGAACCTACGGAGACCCCGGCACCGGCCACGGTCCGATCGAACAGGAGAAAGCCGGCCGCGCCCCAGTGGGTGAACCCCGAATGGCAGGAACCGGCCAGGACCGGTGACGAGGTGATAATTAACGGAGTTTGCGTTATGCAGACAGACGACTACGGAGTCAAGCGAGAAGCCGAGGAAACCGTACGCGTCGAACCAACCCCCGTGCAGGATAGATACGAGGAGGACGCCGGGAGTGACTCCTCGTCCGCATCCGGAACGGGACAAGGCCTCCAGGATAGTGACAGTCCGATGCCCAGTCCAAAGTCTGGTCAGCACAGTCCGATCACATCGCCTCGACCCCCTTCGGAACAGCCCAGTTTGCAGCAGCAGccacagcagcagcaacagcagcaacatcAGCAACATCatcagcaacaacaacagcagcagcagcagcaacaacaacaactgccgcagcagcagcattCGCTGCAGGAGGACAACGTTAAGGATGTTGTAAAACACGAGCCTGAGGATCAAACGTGGGATTATTAA